TACTGAGTTACTATATGAAGTGTACAGTTTCTGGTTTATTCAGTATTCATTTGAAAGTTGTCAAATGTTATAAGGAAATAGTTCTAAGCGACCGTTCACAAGTATCAATGTTCATTGTAAACTAGGCCctattttctgttgttgttttctttttgtttctttcccCGCCCCTCCATCTTAAAACGTAGGCCTACATTATTTTTATCGAAATTTTGTACTCCAATTTTTCAAGTAGcattacccccacccccaccccacaaaacattccgaattatcctgagggtatacgatatgtttcatgtgaattacgaatgccttatttagaccagtagaactaattttaatcggattgctaacaacactgcgtagtccccaatgtccaggtaacatttcgtctgtaaataataatttaaatattgaccaatcacgcttcgccttttataacgttatttggagcatacaaattctaaaaatatcgggcgagtctattttagtggccgcagtacagcgaaccataccaatacgtacgggatgggttatcagtcttcagttttacatttcaaattatttatttattaaaaaaaactaaaaactaaatcagtcttcagttttacattacaaattatttattttataaaataaaacatgttttaaggcattcgtaattcacacgaaacatgtcgtataccctcaggataattcggaatgtttccaaattatttttaaatcactggcatgattctgcaaataaggttttgattggtggtcatgagctccaactggctgtctttagatccacatgtaataatagtggagctaattttaattagattcaCACATCGTTATCGTtcagtgttcgcttgatgcgcggtcggtctaggatcgatccccgtcggtggacccattgggttattttttcgttccagcccgtgctccacaactggtgtaacaaaggccgtggtatgtactatcctgtctgtgggatggtgcatataaaagacaatctaattaaaattagctccactattatatgtggatctaacagcagccagttggagctcatgtccaccaatcaaaaccttacttgcagaatcctgccagtgatttaaaaataatttgaaaacattccgaattatcccgagggtatacgacatgtttcgtgtgaattacgaatgccttaaaacatgttttattttataaaataaataatttgtaatgtaaaactgaagactgatttagttgatttgtttttttataaataaataaataatttttaatgtaaaattgaagactgataacccaccccgtacgtattggtattgttcgctgtactgcggccactaaaatagactgatattttttgaatttgagtgtgattggtcaatatttaaattattatttacagacgaaatgttacctggatattggggactacgcagcgTTGTTAGCAAtcccgattaaaattagttctactggtctaaataaggcattcgtaattcacatgaaacatatcgtataccctcaggataattcggaatgttttcaaattagttttaaatcactggcaggattctgcaagtaaggttttgattggtggacatgagctccaactggctggtgttagatccacatgtaatagtggagctaattttaattagattgatataaaagatcaattgctgctaatcgaaaagagtagcccataaagtgactacaacgggttttctctttcaatatctgtggtccgacaccatataaccgtaaataaaatgtgttgagtgcgtcgttaaataaaacatttccttccttccttggtGTATTAAGTATTCAAGGAAAGGACTATTTGTTTGATActtgagcacattttaaactacggctatttggtgtcaactAGGAATGCACCTAACTTTCAAAAACGGGTGATGGAGTGTAAAAATAATCAGGGGACAATAATTGAGGGTTTCGTCAGCTAGATACAAAAgcaattgtaaattaaaaaggGCGCATTGTTCTAGCGGTGTGTAACTGCCCTTTCACAccacaccacccccaccaccaatcTGAACACGCCTTGCTTAAATGATTTGTTTCATCTTTTGGTTACTTTTTAATATGTATCTGAATCATTGTTTAAACTCAACATGTGGTAACAAGACACAACACAAACTGATGTTGATATTATGACTGATTTTAATGGCAATTACCTCAAAAGACCGCATGCAAGCAACATTGGAcgtgaaaaatacatttggctctctattgtattacatgtattgatCCCTATTCGTGACACGCTTCCTCGCGTGGTCTACACCAGTGGAAACCCGTCAACAATAACGAAAAAACTGCACCCACCACAAACACCGTTATTTCGCTGAAAGCACTTGCCAAATACCGGAAATTGACTATTTTGAAAGCAGGCGTAGTCTAGTGTCATTAGTGCATTATGACGTCAAGAGTACTGATCATGCAACCAATACTCTGCTTTCTTTACGGCTGTTAAAGTGGCGTACTGGCCtgagtggtgtagtggttaagctatcggacttaaggctggtatagtggtaggtaccgggttcgtctcccgataccggctcccatccagagcgagtttaacgacttgagggggtaggtgtaaggtcactgcACCCACTTCTCACTGACTAGACACAAACTAGCCTGTTGTCCCGGAgaaacagtccagatagctgaggtgcgtgcccaggacagcgtgcttgaacccaaatggatataagcacgaaaataactatacaGTCAACTGGCGTGTTCAAGAGTGCGAGTGGTTGCGGGCAGTTTGCACTGGATTACGCGATATAATCCAATCGCATTCAATTAATGTTAGACGCAAAAACCAGTCTTAGTGAACAACCGCGAACGCTCGGCCTTTTGAACACGACCCAGAAAGGATCACATAGGGAACGGGGCAATAGTTATTTTTCTTGAacgttactattattattattttaatctatCTTTTATTCTTCTCGGTCCTTTGTCTGCGGgatgtgatattttataatataagtaAAACCACtttacttaattttgttttatggcTTAAAGATAGGCTTAAAGGGGGAGGTGATCTCCCTTATGATATTGTCTGGTACGTCCATTATCCTggatcctcccccccccccccccccccctctctctctctctctctcgctctcccttTCCATGAATCTCACACCCAACTTCACCAAGTCATTACCTTTATGGCACATTAAGGCAAGTTTCTTGACGAGAAACACAAAAATATCTGTATAGAGTGCTCCAGTTTTCGAGGGATTTCTGTTTAGACCAGATAAAAGATCACAAAACTGGACTACCACAAAGGGACTTTGGTTCGAATCCTCTTATTGGAGGTTGGTtcaatttttttccattttttttttcatttttacatAGCACCAATAGAATTTGAATTGCTATCATCACAATTTCAGCACAGGGGCATTTCGTTCACGTTTTCCAGTATGTTCTGTCACtggtattatttgttttatcacaAATGTATGACTATAATTAATTATACTACTGAATAAAACCGCGTGGCGTCCAAGCTGTCTGATCACTATACAGAATACAAGGATAATTTCCTGCCACGTTTAATAGATTCCATTTTGTTTTCGAATTTCTTTCACAGCTGACACACATCTTCTAAcacttacaaatatatatatagtgaaacctctcatgaccggaccctctgtaaactgaaatttcctcaaaaccggacgttttacagacAGAacgtaacctctctaaaccggacccctCTTTAAACCGGACATCGGTCTTGGTCCCAAGAGGGTCctgtttagaggggttttactgtatacgTAATCCACATTTCGAGGTTTCGACGGTAAGTGAATGACACTTTCGAAGTTATATTAATCCTTTCAACGCAGAGGTACCCTAAAGTCAACAGTCCGTTATTTAGAATGTtcggactgggatgtggagtcGGACAACTCAGAACTGTCGCTTCTGGGCATGCTCAGTTTGTGATTGGTCACTTCCGCCGAGACCGGGTTCGGCGGAGGCGGAAATAGTTCGGGTTTTTCCAACTTGGTGACGTGCACGAAACAACACGGTTGAGAAATGTCCGCCTTCTTCGGCGCTTTATATTTCTGTTTCGCCGGTTTCGACTTCTCCTTctgcttctttttctttttcgaCTTACTCAGGTTGAAGAGATCGTCCTCGGGATTACTCGTGAGAGCCGACAGACTTCCGAAAAATTCCGAAGCGGCGCCGCCATCGTCGAAGCTGAATCCGACCTGTCTGGTGTGGTCGCTGCTCAAGTGCATGGTGTGGAAGGTGTTGTGCGGGGCCGTGTAGTTCGTGAGGGTGTCGATCACGTCCTTCCACAGCACGAACCCGGTCCCTTTCTCCGCGAGGACGATGTACAGCTTGCGCTGTCGGTGGTGCTCCCCACTGTCCAGCAACAGAAGGGGGATTCCCGTATTGAAAAACTCCCACTTGTTGCTTCCGGAGTCCCGCACCGAACCCTGGTACACGTTGGCCAGGCACCGACAGACGGTGACCTCCGTCTTGTGACTCCTGTAGAACATCTCCACCTGCATGATGTCCTGCTCCGTGACGCCTTCGGCGAAGTTGTGATTGGCCACGCCCGTCGTCGGCGTCCAATTAGACGTGGCGTCGGAGATGTCCGAAGACGCGTCGGACATTCCCGAAGCGCCGATCTGTCCGACGGAACACCGTTCGCTTCCACTCATATCAGTATAGGCGTCGTCAAATTCTATGCGCAAGTTTTCCGGAGATTCATACTTCCCAACGATTCTCTTAAGTCCTTCTTTCTCCTCGTCCACCACTTGGAAATCCTTCGTCGGGTATTCCGGGGCACCGTACAGTTTACCGTGTGTAAGACTACCGCGAGACATAGAATCAGTGGCCCTTGTCTGGGAAACAACCGAATTATTCACCTCGACTGGTTTTTCGTATGTGGAACATCCAACTCTACCAAACATGTTGCAGCAGCGTGTTGTTCGTCCGTGCTGAGACGGTCATATCGTGTATTGGTCTCCGCAGCCGGTCGGTGcgatattaatattatgtatcGCATACAACAATTCAATTACACAAATTCCAATTTCTCTCATCGACGTCCCAGCTGCAGGGTTACGCTCTACTTTCATCCCAGCTCCCGGATCCGTCCTAGCTTTTATCTGTCAGTTGTGGATGGACACCAAGAGCTTGCTTTCCGCTGGAGGTAtcagcaacaacaataacaacaacctggaaagagaaaacaagaTAGACAGATAGTTATTAACAAGAATCGCAATTTGACGTGGTCGTTCGAGTGTGGCGGATGACCTAGAAGACACCACACTGTTTGATATCGTCCATTAAACAGGAAAATGAAGTTACATTATTATGATAAAAGCGACACGCAGATTGTCctgataaaaatattataggTCTGTAAACCGAATAACAGTATCATGCCATTATAATGATGCCGGGCAGGGTGCGGGGAAGGCAGGGAGAGCAGGAGAATATGACCAGGGGAAGGACAACGATTTTTATtctgatggtggtgatgataatggtggtggttgtgtgatggtgatgatggtggtgatgataatgggagtggtggtgatgatgatgatgatgatgagaatgatgatgataatggtggtgatagtgatgatggtggtggtggtggtgatgatgatggtggtggtgatggtgatggtggtagtgatgtgatgatgatgatgatgatgatgatgatgatgatgatgatgatgatggtggtggtggtggtgtgatgatggtggtggtaatgatgatgatgatgatgataatgatgacgatgtgttgttggtggtggtgtcaGTTGTGGTAGTGATAATGTGCATGTAACATGTATTGGTGCGTATAGCCTACtgatgttcaagcacgctggccTGGACACATATAAGTCAACTAGTTGAGCGGTCTGTTttctattaatattaacatttggATTAATGTGAGAAAAACAAATCTCAGACTGTCAGTGGGAGGGGACTCAATAATTTGTATTAGTACTTGATTAGACTCTTCATAGTACGCATGCTTTTGTTCTgctataatttcattttaacagGCCCTGTTTAGATTTTGTCTTGTATTGTAAATGGGGTGATGggaaggaggaagaagaagCAGATGTTTCCTTCTCTTCCCCATTCACCTGTATCCAGGAAGTTACGTTCACACATTGTTGGTGGCTGCAAATAGTTTAAGTGCATTCTGTGCCTGCCCGGTAACACAAACATATGCGGCTTCACTCATCTCGCATTCCATGTGATCATTTCTATAACAGTttgtttaaaggtgcagaccctagtttcagcccgtgaaaatggacactaagtttggttatcTGCAaaccctgtaacacatttggatgaagttacaacagaagttttgttttgtgtaacggcatcactagagcacaatgatttatcaatcatcggctattggatgtcaaacatttggtaatttagacatatagtcttagagaggaaacccgatatatttttctataatagcaaaggatcttttacatgcaccatcccacagacaggatagcacataccacggcctttgatataccagtcgtggtgcactggctggaacgagaaatagcccaatgggtccaccgatggggatcgatcctaaaccgactgctcattaagcgaacactttaccactttaccactgggctacgtcacgcgcCCGAAGTTATAACAGAGTAAAacaacctttaaaaaaattagagCTGTTTCCATAATCGTTACTTTTCGGAGGTATCGTAAGcgtggttttaaaaatatgaaaaatacattttgtggtatcagaaacactaggatgactagaaacacttcggatgtacggaaaatgataatctaaacaataaaatctaagtaatatctgatttcaactgtcaaaaaaacaaacaaacacggctctaattgtaataaatacgccgtagtgtttaaaaacttgggtctgtcgctttaatgaGTTGGTAAATGCCTTTAGTCGTAACATAGACATGTTCTCGGCAACAGAGCAAACTTCCCATACACATTCCTAGATAGTGCGCGTCAGCgtttcattcattccaactgattttcatgtttatatccaattaaggttcaagcacgctgtcatgggtacacacctcagccagctgggctatctgtccaggacagtgagttagttgttagtgagagagaagagggtgttagtggtcttacacctacccaccgaggccggtctcgtatatcaaaaggccgtggtatgtaacaTCCTGTCAGagagattgtgcatataaaatatcccttgctactaatggaaacatgtagcaggtttcctctctaagactgtatgtcaaatttacgtaatatttgacatgtaatagcctgcagtggccttacacctatatcgattgagtcgttaaaactcgccctgggtgggagcctgtaccgggatgcgaaccctatacctaccagacttatgtccgatggcttaaccacgacgccactgaggccacGTCAGCGTCTTAAATGACGTCACTATTATTCGTTCGGGAAATCCTGAATGCTActtcagagagagagacaacacGGTAAAAGGAAGTTGTCCAACATCACGCAGCAACATAACTGTACACTCTCGATTTATCGGAGCACCATCTGTTGTACGTACAGGCTATGAAAATAAACTTAATGCCTGCCTCGCTGAACTAGCACAAACGATTCCCTGACCTTTCGTTTATCGTTCAAGGAAACGAGAGTCTTAAGAGTGACGTTGATAAAGAGTTAAGTGCTAcatcttgttttctttacatattGTGTGGCGTAtgaaatctttaaaataaacaacagcTTGTTactaaatttgtaaacaaaagaGATGATTCAAATGGGTGTTTGCTACTAAATCTGAATTGGTGTTTTGAAGTCGAAGAGAAATGTTTGAAAGCTTGAGGTCAACCCTAaatcgagtcacctccagccctcccctttttggtattcatatacattgttccattagtagtaagggatctttgacatgcaccatcccacagacaggatagcatatatcacagcctttgttataccagttgtggagcactggctggaacgagaaatagcccaatgggccaaccgaccgcgcctcaggcgagcgcttttaccactggactacgtcccgacCTCTGTTTTCTATGaatgcaaaatataaaaaaatacatctgTTATGTTAATAAACGcgttttccttcttcttttgaCGTATACGGCCAACATTCTTGCTACAACGAACAAGATTACTGCAAAGTAAAAGTTTGTGGTTTTTTACAAAAAGTTAATGCAGTTTATATGACGACAGCATTTAAATGATATCGAGGAACAGCGTGCCACAAATAGAAAAATGATcacataaataacaaatattctCGAGATAGCAGTTTTAAAAACAGGTGTGTATTACATTAGACCATAGCAAAATAGCACGGTGGCATTTGTATTTGGCTTGCTTAACAGGTATGTCcatttatttgtataataaatGTGCAATAAATTGGCGCAATATGCAATAAAGCGGAATATGGCAGAAATCCAAACAGCTTTCAACCTACTGTAAATCAATTTACATGGATGGTACATATAGGAAATTACATGATCTTTTTAAGGAAAGTAGCGCTGTTGTGTTTACACGAGGGACGGGCTGCGTAGTGTTGCAGAAAATGAACAATGTTGTGTTGATGCTTTTAAGTCAGACCATCTGTCTTACCTGGAAATGAATTACGAGCAGTACTCAGGCAGGCAGTTTTAATATACACCGAGCAGTCAATGAACGCGGTAACCTTCACATCACCACTTaaagtgatttaaaaaacagaCAGCATTAAAAAAAGCGTCATGGTAACACCAGAAGGGGTTAAACCACTGGGTCTAAGGCaggttggtactgggttcgtatctcaTTGCgtgctttaaaattaattagatatcagcaagaaaataaattgaaataaaaaaataatagcagAAAAGGAAATTAAAGAAGCATTATACTGGTTAAATTTTAGGTTATTTGTCTTCGTTTCAAGTGTGAAAAGTGTATACttgtaaataaaatagaaaGTGCTGCAAAGAAAACTGCTAACTGTTGCCTATactgtacatacaaacacacacacgcacgcacgcacgaacTTATACAATGACaacctgaagaagaaaaaaggtttcAGTCTGCATTTTAATGgcaccattcattcatttcaacttcgATGGACTCGATGTTATTCTCCATTCTCaacagtgctccatgactggtacatcaatgacCGTGGTAAGTACTATGTCCAGTCCacgaaagtgaatataaaaaatcAGAACCGGCGTCCACAGCTTGCTGTGAACGTACGTTAAAATATTTCCTTGTCCTCTTTCAGTATATAGAAGTAATTTGTGTAATCTCTCTTACTacctctctctcttactctctcactctcttttTCCTTCTCTCTACATCCTTTATTTTCCCTTCATCGCTATccctcctctctttctctcccttttTTCTGTCAGTCTCTCTCCCCTCCTCGCTCTCCCTGCTCACTCTACCCCTCTGTTTCCATAttatctctgtttctctctgtctctctctctctgtctgtctctgtctgtctgtctgtctgtctgtctgtctgtctgtctgtctgtctgtctgtctgtctgtctgtctgtctgtctgtctctgtctgtctctgtctctgtcttgtctgtctgtcctcgTCTGTcctgttctgtctgtctctctctctctctctctctctctctctctctctctctctctctctctctctctctctctctctctctctctctctctctctctctctctctctctctctctctctctctctctctctctctctctccgtctccgTCTCCGTCtgcctctccctctctctctctcccccacctTCACCTGTCTACCAAGTGTCGGCATAACCATAAGgtaaacaccaaatagccaaataaaaaatatgctgAGATTGTAACCACCTTTCGTTTTATATCTTTCTCTCTGAAGAATCTGTCTCATCCAACTGACACTAAATTCTCAAGTTACATACACATC
This DNA window, taken from Gigantopelta aegis isolate Gae_Host chromosome 4, Gae_host_genome, whole genome shotgun sequence, encodes the following:
- the LOC121370524 gene encoding uncharacterized protein LOC121370524, producing the protein MFGRVGCSTYEKPVEVNNSVVSQTRATDSMSRGSLTHGKLYGAPEYPTKDFQVVDEEKEGLKRIVGKYESPENLRIEFDDAYTDMSGSERCSVGQIGASGMSDASSDISDATSNWTPTTGVANHNFAEGVTEQDIMQVEMFYRSHKTEVTVCRCLANVYQGSVRDSGSNKWEFFNTGIPLLLLDSGEHHRQRKLYIVLAEKGTGFVLWKDVIDTLTNYTAPHNTFHTMHLSSDHTRQVGFSFDDGGAASEFFGSLSALTSNPEDDLFNLSKSKKKKKQKEKSKPAKQKYKAPKKADISQPCCFVHVTKLEKPELFPPPPNPVSAEVTNHKLSMPRSDSSELSDSTSQSEHSK